Proteins encoded within one genomic window of Triticum aestivum cultivar Chinese Spring chromosome 2D, IWGSC CS RefSeq v2.1, whole genome shotgun sequence:
- the LOC123049913 gene encoding uncharacterized protein: MQQKRKKTRGNPAGEKKQTKTDTSSPPKRTSTLQLRARTSSRCSDRSTGRPKDPPDHGNAAAIQEQKQEYAATQVLDEDVGDIIQKLSELGLGEDIDFEKYYGYLQQLPADPRVDTSTELDFEDHFDMDLRHAVYRIRSYKLLKEESKNELCCDELKECPMELLDRDEFPTDFLVKMRYFSFFDKEGVLDWFFDPDLCKLAGLDDYQRLVPRRHDAYEYAGWVVYRSYLHSYEMQDEYIKYFETLLRELKWLKDCLPSRFSSLTVSKIRTSGIYQATKIATRFSKITTHLARIAFRVRRCLF, translated from the exons ATGCAGCAGAAGCGAAAGAAGACGCGGGGTAACCCCGCCGGAGAGAAGAAGCAAACAAAAACTGACACGTCGTCGCCGCCGAAAAGAACAAGCACTCTGCAACTCAGAGCAAGAACAAGCTCCCGCTGTTCGGACCGGAGTACCGGTCGTCCCAAAGATCCTCCTGACCATGGCAACGCTGCTGCTATCCAGGAACAGAAACAAGAATATGCCGCAACACAGGTACTAGATGAAGATGTGGGCGACATAATCCAGAAGCTGAGCGAACTGGGCTTGGGAGAAGACATCGACTTTGAGAAGTACTATGGATACTTGCAGCAGCTGCCTGCCGACCCCCGTGTTGACACTTCCACTGAACTGGACTTTGAGGATCACTTTGACATGGACCTCCGCCATGCGGTGTATCGCATAAGATCCTACAAG TTGTTAAAAGAGGAGTCCAAGAATGAGTTGTGCTGTGATGAACTGAAAGAGTGCCCTATGGAGCTGCTTGACAGGGACGAATTTCCTACAGATTTCCTCGTGAAGATGCGATATTTTAGCTTCTTCGATAAAGAAGGCGTATTAGACTGGTTCTTCGATCCTGATCTCTGCAAGCTTGCTGGCCTGGATGACTACCAGCGTCTAGTCCCACGGAGGCAT GATGCTTATGAGTACGCTGGTTGGGTCGTGTACCGTAGTTACCTCCATAGCTATGAGATGCAAGATGAATACATCAAGTACTTTGAAACATTATTAAGGGAACTTAAG TGGTTGAAAGATTGTCTACCGAGCAGGTTTTCATCTCTTACT GTAAGCAAGATACGCACAAGCGGAATTTATCAAGCAACTAAGATCGCCACTCGCTTTTCCAAGATCACAACTCATTTAGCTCGTATTGCCTTCCGT GTCCGTAGGTGTCTATTTTGA